The following coding sequences lie in one Chelonoidis abingdonii isolate Lonesome George chromosome 6, CheloAbing_2.0, whole genome shotgun sequence genomic window:
- the RAB27B gene encoding ras-related protein Rab-27B, whose product MTDGDYDYLIKLLALGDSGVGKTTFLYRYTDNKFNPKFITTVGIDFREKRVIYHSRGPNGSPGKAFKVHLQLWDTAGQERFRSLTTAFFRDAMGFLLMFDLTSQQSFLNVRNWMSNIPYFETSAATGQNVDKAVEMLLDLIMKRMEQCVDKTQVSDTANGGSSGKLDSAKPEEKKCAC is encoded by the exons ATGACTGATGGGGACTATGACTATCTGATCAAACTCCTAGCCCTGGGGGATTCTGGGGTTGGGAAGACAACATTCCTTTACAGATACACAGACAACAAATTCAATCCAAAATTCATCACAACAGTAGGAATAGACTTTCGGGAAAAACGTGTG ATATACCATAGCAGAGGACCAAATGGATCTCCAGGAAAAGCCTTTAAGGTCCATCTACAGCTTTGGGACACCGCTGGGCAGGAAAG ATTTCGAAGTCTCACCACAGCATTTTTCAGAGATGCCATGGGCTTTTTATTAATGTTTGATCTCACCAGTCAACAGAGCTTCTTAAATGTCAGAAACTGGATGAGTAA CATACCGTACTTTGAAACAAGTGCAGCTACTGGGCAAAATGTGGATAAAGCTGTGGAAATGCTCCTGGACTTGATAATGAAGCGCATGGAACAATGCGTTGACAAGACACAAGTATCTGACACAGCCAATGGAGGAagctcggggaagctagattcaGCAAAGCCAGAGGAGAAAAAGTGTGCCTGCTAG